The proteins below are encoded in one region of Belonocnema kinseyi isolate 2016_QV_RU_SX_M_011 chromosome 5, B_treatae_v1, whole genome shotgun sequence:
- the LOC117173027 gene encoding uncharacterized protein LOC117173027 — MTLRFQKSIRNPRRRGSKTPLCKNSVTLEATPYLHPYMESASWLYLDTDPTIPIDQPVMHPHNLDYAMPPPRRKTNCSQFHHCRHRRVVSDPGFKNWNIAEPSASELKKHRRVSSFNEEAVICLEESMNKQNQEYFFSEDTRTSTFRKVPWHPYLHMLKIRPS, encoded by the coding sequence ATGACCTTGAGGTTCCAGAAAAGTATCCGGAATCCGCGACGCAGAGGATCAAAAACCCCTCTCTGCAAAAACTCGGTAACCTTGGAAGCAACTCCATACCTTCATCCCTATATGGAAAGTGCCAGTTGGCTTTACCTGGACACGGATCCTACTATTCCGATCGACCAACCCGTGATGCATCCTCACAATCTGGATTACGCGATGCCACCCCCCAGGAGAAAAACAAATTGCTCCCAATTTCATCATTGCCGACATCGTCGAGTAGTTAGCGACCCTGGCTTCAAGAACTGGAATATCGCGGAACCCTCAGCCTCTGAGTTGAAAAAACACCGGCGAGTATCCAGTTTTAATGAGGAAGCTGTTATCTGTCTCGAGGAATCGATGaacaaacaaaatcaagaatACTTCTTCAGTGAAGATACGAGAACCTCCACCTTTAGAAAAGTGCCATGGCATCCCTACTTGCACATGCTAAAAATTCGACCATCTTAA